The segment TCCGGAAACGGCACGAAGTGCATCACGATGCCGGATGCAAACCACATCGCGAACAGCAGACAGAGCGGAATGCTCAACCAGCGATGGATGAGAACCAGAATCCGCAATGGCCGTCGACCGACCATCAGAACTTGAAGGACGTTTCGATTTCGTAGGTGCGCGCCGCGCCGAGGAAGATCTGATCGGGATAGAACGGATCGCTCCATGCCGCGTATTTCTTGTCGGTGAGGTTTCGGACCCGGAACGTCACCCGGGTATTGTCGAAGGTCGGGAAGGCCTTCGACTTCGGAATGTCGACAAACGCGAAGGCATCCGCCGTGGTATAGGCGAGCATCGTCACGGTATTGGCATCGGTGGTGTAGCGGTCGCCGACATGCCGGGCCGACACCCCGACCTCGACCGGCAACCAGCCGGGGTTGGGGAAGCGATAGGAGGCGCCACCGTTCACGACAAGTGCCGGAATGTTCGGCGGCGCATTGCCCGAAAACGAGCCGCCGGTGAAGTCGTAGTCGGCATAGCGCGCGTGGACGTAGGCGACGTTGCCCCAGAGCTTGAGCTCAGGGACCGGACGGACCGCTGCTGCGAATTCCACACCCTGCGACTTCACTTTTCCCGCGAGATTGAGGGTTTGACCAGCCTGCGCGGAATAGACGTTGTTGCGCTCGATGTCGAAGGCCGAGAAAGTCCACTCTGCGCGGCCGTTCCACAGCAGATTCTTGACGCCGGTCTCGTAGCTGCGAGCCGTGGTGAGAGTCAGCGGCTGCGCCGGGCTGAGCAAAAAGATGCTGCCGCCCGACAGGTCGCTCGCCGTCGCGTACTGGCTGTAGAACGTCAGCCCCGGAAGCGCTTCCCAAGTGTAGCCGATGCGTCCCGTGACAGGGTCCCAGTTTGTCGAATAGGGAAAGCCGGCCTTGTTCGCACCGAACTTGTCGGTCGAGGTGCGATCGAGTGAGAATGGATTGTAACGCAAGCCGCCGATCAGGGCGAACGTCGGCGTGATCTTCAACCGGTCTTCGAGATTGAAGGCTACGCTGTCAATCGCGGCGGTCTGATTTTGCGTGGTCAGCGTGCCATAATATCCCCGGTCGGGATCGACCAGCGAGACGAAGTCATGGGGGAAGTTCGCCGCCGCTGGCCGGGTGAAGTCGAGGTGATACGCCTCGACACCCGTCACAAGCCTGTTTTCCATTCCGAAGAAGCCCGAATCCCAGGTCACATCGGTGTTATTGCCGACCGTATTCTGGTTGTGATGCACGAAGAAGCGCTCGCGATCGACCAGATTGTTGCTGGTATTGAAGGCGCTCACCTCGCTGTTGTACCAGTCGCGGCTGGCGTTGTACTCGTAGGTCTGGCTTCTCAGCGTGACATTGTTCGTCAGATTCCACTCAAAACCGCCGCGCGCCCAGGTCTCCTTGATGGTCTTGTGGTTGTCGAGCACGTTGTAGTTCGTCGTCAGCGTGCGGCTGTCGATCGTCACCGCTCCGAGATTTGTGCCGTTGTAGTCAGACACTTTCGTGCCGGACACGATCCCGCTCGTCGCGTAAGGACCACTGAAGGCGACCGGGACCAGCGGTGTCCCCTCGTAGACACGGGCTTGATAGTCCTTGTATTCGACGGCGCCGAAGACCTTGAACGATTCCGACAAGCGGTAGTCGAGCTGACCCGAGACGTGCAGATTTTTGGTGTCGGTGTCATCGATGAAGCCATTGACGTCCGACCGGCTGATGTCGAAGCGATAATCCAGGCCTTTGATGTTGGTGCTGCCGCCGGACCCGTAGCCGGTGCGATAGCTGCCAAAGGAGTCGAAGCCGACAAACGCTTCGTTCTGGATTGGGCCCGTGTGCGGCGCCTTGGTGACATAGTTGATGGCGCCGCCGACCGCACCCTGGCCCGACATGAGCGACGACGGGCCTTTCAGGAACTCCACCCGATCGAGGTTGAACGTCTCCATGGTCAGCGCCGTGAAGCCCGTTGGGCCGATGTTGATGCCGTTGTAGGTCACGTTGACCTGGTTACCCTGGAAACCGCGCATGGAGAACGACACGTCGTTCGGCGCGTCGCCAGCGGTTACGCCGGTTGCACCTTTTACCGCGTCGATCGTGGTGTGGTAGCCCTGCTCACGGATCGTCTCCGCACCAACCACCTCGACGGTTGCGGGAATCTCTCGCGGCGTCAGTCCCAGCCGGCTCGCGCT is part of the Bradyrhizobium commune genome and harbors:
- a CDS encoding TonB-dependent receptor — encoded protein: MRYLFCSVSLSGLLIGASGVLPFVAEAQAQTSSSAANQGASLPPVTVDAPQRRAAARTARPSNSQRGRRVSQTNRTSRPPITAGASPQSQGPQQGPATPLNTNVVTPSASRLGLTPREIPATVEVVGAETIREQGYHTTIDAVKGATGVTAGDAPNDVSFSMRGFQGNQVNVTYNGINIGPTGFTALTMETFNLDRVEFLKGPSSLMSGQGAVGGAINYVTKAPHTGPIQNEAFVGFDSFGSYRTGYGSGGSTNIKGLDYRFDISRSDVNGFIDDTDTKNLHVSGQLDYRLSESFKVFGAVEYKDYQARVYEGTPLVPVAFSGPYATSGIVSGTKVSDYNGTNLGAVTIDSRTLTTNYNVLDNHKTIKETWARGGFEWNLTNNVTLRSQTYEYNASRDWYNSEVSAFNTSNNLVDRERFFVHHNQNTVGNNTDVTWDSGFFGMENRLVTGVEAYHLDFTRPAAANFPHDFVSLVDPDRGYYGTLTTQNQTAAIDSVAFNLEDRLKITPTFALIGGLRYNPFSLDRTSTDKFGANKAGFPYSTNWDPVTGRIGYTWEALPGLTFYSQYATASDLSGGSIFLLSPAQPLTLTTARSYETGVKNLLWNGRAEWTFSAFDIERNNVYSAQAGQTLNLAGKVKSQGVEFAAAVRPVPELKLWGNVAYVHARYADYDFTGGSFSGNAPPNIPALVVNGGASYRFPNPGWLPVEVGVSARHVGDRYTTDANTVTMLAYTTADAFAFVDIPKSKAFPTFDNTRVTFRVRNLTDKKYAAWSDPFYPDQIFLGAARTYEIETSFKF